A stretch of the Methanosphaera sp. genome encodes the following:
- the argF gene encoding ornithine carbamoyltransferase: protein MKHLLSMSDVKDDVETILSIAEDLKSGKINEKPLEDKYLGMIFEKSSTRTRVSFEVGMHQLGGTPLYLSSKDLQLNRGEPISDTARVLSRFLDCIMIRAKSHANVEELAKYATIPVISGLTDKEHPCQAFADLLTIKEYKGDFNRKLVFVGDGNNVCNSLLLASAYVGMDMTVACPEGYEPDEEIFNEAVSEAEKTGAKIEVEHDINKAVEGADILYTDVWVSMGDEAEQQEREEVFKPFQINAQLLSQANDGAIVMHCLPAIRDQEITDEVMTSQQSAIWDQAENRLHAQKAILYHILKEE, encoded by the coding sequence ATGAAACATTTATTATCAATGTCTGATGTAAAAGACGATGTAGAAACAATACTAAGCATAGCTGAAGATCTTAAATCAGGAAAAATCAATGAAAAACCACTAGAGGATAAATATCTTGGAATGATCTTTGAGAAATCTTCAACAAGAACAAGAGTATCATTTGAAGTAGGTATGCATCAACTTGGAGGAACACCACTATATCTTTCAAGTAAAGACTTACAACTTAACCGTGGAGAACCAATATCTGATACAGCACGTGTACTTTCAAGATTCCTAGATTGTATAATGATTCGTGCAAAAAGCCATGCAAATGTAGAAGAACTTGCAAAATATGCAACAATACCCGTAATTAGTGGACTTACAGATAAAGAACATCCATGTCAAGCATTTGCAGATCTTCTTACAATTAAAGAATACAAAGGAGATTTCAATCGTAAACTTGTATTTGTTGGTGATGGAAACAATGTATGTAACTCACTTCTTCTTGCATCAGCATATGTAGGAATGGATATGACAGTAGCATGTCCAGAAGGATATGAACCTGATGAGGAAATATTTAATGAAGCAGTAAGTGAAGCTGAAAAAACAGGTGCAAAAATAGAAGTAGAACACGATATAAACAAGGCAGTTGAAGGTGCAGATATACTCTATACTGATGTATGGGTAAGTATGGGTGATGAAGCAGAACAACAAGAACGTGAAGAAGTTTTCAAACCTTTCCAAATCAATGCTCAACTACTATCTCAGGCAAATGATGGTGCAATAGTAATGCATTGTCTTCCTGCAATACGTGACCAGGAAATTACAGATGAAGTAATGACATCACAACAATCTGCAATATGGGATCAAGCAGAAAACAGACTACATGCACAAAAGGCAATATTATATCACATACTAAAAGAAGAATAA